The sequence below is a genomic window from Nicotiana tomentosiformis chromosome 6, ASM39032v3, whole genome shotgun sequence.
GTTCATGGGAGTTTGGCATtaaaccctatatatatatatatatatgatataatGTAACTTTTTATATTGAGTTACTGACTAATAGTAATATAATGAATTCATATTAGCAAAAGAAAAGTCTGTAGGCCCTTGATATCTGATTGACCTTATATACTTAGTGTATTGTATTGTTTGGCGAAGGAAGTTTAGCTGAACCTCCTTCCGTCCACCTTGCTTCATTATTGTATCTCTCACGAGATGAAAGGAAGGATTGACAATTTATCCGTCCATTAAATTCTGCTACTTGTAGTGATCCACTTTTAGAAGGCTTTTTATATTGTTCCAACCATTCTCGCTGGGTTGATACTTTACTGAAACTACTTTTTAACAGTAAGAAATCAACCGCGCAATATTATTGTCCAATATTTGATTAAAAAAGAACTATCTATTTCACAATTAGTTAAACTCTCCGTTGTCTTTCTTTCCTTGCTGTTCTTTAATTTCATTTTGTTTTTCTTGGGGTTGTTTGACGGTCTAGTTTGCATATATTAGCAACGAGTACATTAATTCTTTGATTCGCATGGGGTTAGGTGCTAACTGCCAAATATTATAATCCACTTCAAAAGTACCAGCTTACGAAATCAAAGGACTTATATATCACCAAATTATATCCTTCCAATTTAAAAGGGCCATATATTTGTGTTAGAATCATCAGTTATCAAACAAGCAAGTTAAGAAAAAAATGGCAACCTTAAAATTTCTTTTAGTTGTCATTCTCTGTCTTGCATTTGCCTTCGAGCTTGCTAATTCACAAGGCTTGCAAGTAGGGTTTTACAAGAAAACATGTCCAAATGTAGAAGCAATTGTCAAAAAGGCAACAACTGACTTTGTTTCTCGTGCTCCTACTTTGGCTGCCCCATTATTGAGAATGCATTTTCATGATTGTTTTGTTAGGGTAAGCAAGTGATTTATTGCCTTACTTATCATCTCTGCAtatattatttgattttttttacctTCAAAACACTACAAAAGGATTAGTTTATGTATGGTCACTGAATTACTTGCTAAAACAGTAGAAAGTCTCTGGAAACTAAATTTGTCATAACTAAACTTTATACACTATAATAGTAACTTCGCAAATTTTACTCACATAGTAGTAGTACTTAGTAAGTTTACCTGCTGGGCCTGAGGATCCACATTTCAATATGAGAGCTAATGAGAAGGGATTGGAGGTGTGAATTGAGACATATTTGGAGGGAATGTAATGTGAAGATGTTGGCTAAGCAAAGTCTCGGTCCTGCTCCTGGCTTAACCATCCTACGTGAACCCCTACTGCAATCAGAAAGTGAAAAAAGAATGATAACTTAGGCGCGACGACACCTAGAATTGTTACAATGAGTTAGAGCGTAATGCCTTAACATGTTCCAAAAAAGGAAGTATACGGGTGGTAATTAAAATTttagtgactttattattatggtaAGTAAAGTTTAATATTTTTAATGTAGTTAAAAGATAGTTTTGTGATTTTATTGATTCTATAGAATGATGATGAAACCCTCTAGCTAACTGAACATCATCTAACTAACAAAGTTCCAAATAAACAAGTCTTCTTCTGAGTTTTTATCTATATTTTGTTAATGTAGGGATGTGATGGTTCAGTGCTACTGAATTCTACAAAAGGTAATCAAACAGAGAAAGATGCAATTCCAAACCAAAGCCTGAGGGGCTTCCAAGTGATTGATGCTGCTAAATCTGCTTTAGAAAAACAGTGTCCTGGCATTGTGTCTTGCACTGATATTTTAGCCTTAGTAGCTCGTGATGCTGTTTCACTGGTAACTAGTTAGTACATTCAGTCCATTTATATATAATTAGCATATAAATGAAGTATAATTTTTTCCTAAACACATTATGGGTTGTTTCAGATTAATGGACCAACTTGGCAAGTAGAGTTGGGAAGAAGAGATGGGAGAGTTTCAATTCTCTTAGAGGCCATAAGAAACCTGCCAACTCCTTTTGACAACTTTACTACTCTAAAATCATCATTTGGCGCTTTAGGCCTAAGTGTAAAAGACCTTGTTGTTCTATCAGGTAAGTTTATGGTTTGCATCAAAATTAAAGTAAAATTACTGCATCGGGAAGATTTAAAGTTCAAGAAACAATAATCTTTAGCTTTTATATTCTTTGGAAATCTGCACTTTTACCCCTTTAAATATCGATAAATTCTAATTTTGGTCCTTGTAATATCTCGCTATAAGCACATTTAACTGTTAATTATTGAAATGAGAACTTTTGATCCCCTTGTTGTAAATCTTTAAACCATTATATTATTTGACAATCCATGCGTTATGTTAAGTTTGTATCGTTACTCTATGTCTGAGGGTAATATATATAATTCTAGAAATAGTCTAAATG
It includes:
- the LOC104099054 gene encoding peroxidase 27-like — protein: MATLKFLLVVILCLAFAFELANSQGLQVGFYKKTCPNVEAIVKKATTDFVSRAPTLAAPLLRMHFHDCFVRGCDGSVLLNSTKGNQTEKDAIPNQSLRGFQVIDAAKSALEKQCPGIVSCTDILALVARDAVSLINGPTWQVELGRRDGRVSILLEAIRNLPTPFDNFTTLKSSFGALGLSVKDLVVLSGGHTLGVSHCFSFGSRLYNFTGKGDTDPNMDQSYIGQLKTKCKPNDVTTTVEMDPGSAKNFDTDYYTMVSKRRGLFASDAALLTNTQTKAYVLSQLNTPGSTFFEDFGVSMVNMSKIGVLTGKAGEIRKHCAIRN